Proteins from a single region of Halorubrum sp. 2020YC2:
- a CDS encoding translation initiation factor IF-6 translates to MLRATFTGSSYVGVFARAVDDLLMVRPDVDETLAEDLGAELGAEPLLTTVGRSNTVGALATGNESGVIVSARATEREKDRIEDAAGVPVRELPGEINAAGNVVLANDYGAYVHPDLSRESVQAIKDALDVPVTRGDLGGVRTVGTAAVANNTGVLCHPQSTESELQAVEEALDVRADLGTVNYGAPLVGSGLVATDEGYVVGEDTTGPELGRIEETLGFID, encoded by the coding sequence GTGTTACGGGCGACCTTCACCGGCTCGTCGTACGTGGGCGTGTTCGCCCGCGCCGTCGACGACCTCCTCATGGTCCGGCCGGACGTCGACGAGACCCTCGCAGAGGACCTCGGCGCGGAACTCGGCGCCGAGCCCCTGCTGACGACGGTCGGACGGTCCAACACGGTCGGGGCGCTCGCGACGGGCAACGAGAGCGGCGTCATCGTCTCCGCCCGCGCGACCGAACGCGAGAAGGACCGGATCGAGGACGCCGCCGGCGTCCCGGTGCGCGAACTCCCGGGCGAGATCAACGCCGCCGGCAACGTCGTCCTCGCGAACGACTACGGCGCGTACGTCCACCCGGACCTCTCGCGTGAGTCGGTCCAGGCGATCAAAGACGCCCTCGACGTCCCGGTCACCCGGGGCGACCTCGGCGGCGTCCGGACCGTCGGCACCGCGGCGGTCGCCAACAACACGGGCGTGCTCTGTCACCCGCAGTCGACCGAGTCGGAGCTTCAGGCGGTCGAAGAGGCGCTCGACGTCCGCGCCGACCTCGGCACCGTCAACTACGGTGCGCCGCTCGTCGGCTCCGGGCTCGTCGCAACCGACGAGGGGTACGTCGTCGGCGAGGACACGACCGGGCCGGAGCTAGGCCGGATCGAGGAGACGCTCGGCTTCATCGACTAA
- a CDS encoding 50S ribosomal protein L31e: MSTNDFEERVVTVPLRDAKDKPVQQRADYAMKITRQHLAKHFSVDEEDVIIDGSVNEAVWENGRQNPPSTVRVRAARFVEDGEPVVEAEHAE, from the coding sequence ATGTCGACGAACGACTTCGAGGAGCGCGTCGTCACCGTCCCGCTCCGCGACGCGAAGGACAAGCCCGTCCAGCAGCGCGCCGACTACGCCATGAAGATCACGCGCCAGCACCTCGCGAAGCACTTCTCGGTCGACGAGGAGGACGTTATCATCGACGGCTCCGTCAACGAGGCCGTCTGGGAGAACGGGCGGCAGAACCCGCCCAGCACGGTGCGGGTCCGCGCGGCTCGGTTCGTCGAGGACGGCGAACCGGTCGTCGAGGCCGAGCACGCAGAGTAA
- a CDS encoding 50S ribosomal protein L39e, which translates to MGDKSKAQKKRLAKAERQNTRVPAWVMMKTDMNVTRNPKRRNWRRNDLDE; encoded by the coding sequence ATGGGAGACAAGTCGAAGGCTCAAAAGAAGCGTCTGGCGAAGGCGGAGCGCCAGAACACCCGCGTCCCCGCGTGGGTCATGATGAAGACCGACATGAACGTGACGCGAAACCCCAAGCGGCGCAACTGGCGCCGGAACGACCTGGACGAGTAA
- a CDS encoding M20/M25/M40 family metallo-hydrolase gives MDELADLTERLVSIPSHEDETAAGDAIEEWLRGETDATVERDGAGNVLAFAGATDDPDADSLALVGHHDVVPPAPEQTTGEGLDGEYVVERRDGRLYGRGTADMKGSVAAAMCAFRDATPPDGRELVFASFVGEEVGGEGARHAIDAGFAPDRAVVAEGSTNYSKPAVTDVVVAHRGRRGSRLVARGEAAHASEPEAGENAIYRAVDAIDAVRDLDAPRATVLGNDVSGSLAVTIVDGGDTWNVIPERCEATVDERTVPGGRADLAGVADARPGVELAVDQDLPPMACGDAAFADAALDVARAVHAERGLDAPEHVTKPHATDAGWLAGAGTECLVCGASEPGEAHTDTESVGLDVLDRCYRIYAGIAEREL, from the coding sequence ATGGACGAACTCGCGGACCTCACCGAGCGGCTCGTCTCGATCCCATCGCACGAGGACGAGACGGCAGCGGGCGACGCGATCGAGGAGTGGCTGCGCGGGGAGACGGACGCGACCGTCGAGCGCGACGGTGCCGGAAACGTCCTCGCGTTCGCGGGCGCGACCGATGACCCGGACGCCGACTCGCTCGCGCTCGTCGGTCACCACGACGTGGTCCCGCCGGCGCCGGAACAGACGACGGGCGAGGGGCTCGACGGCGAGTACGTCGTCGAGCGCCGCGACGGCCGGCTCTACGGCCGCGGGACCGCCGACATGAAGGGGTCGGTCGCGGCCGCGATGTGCGCGTTCCGGGACGCGACGCCGCCGGACGGCCGGGAACTGGTCTTCGCCTCGTTCGTCGGAGAGGAGGTCGGCGGCGAGGGGGCGCGCCACGCCATCGACGCCGGGTTCGCGCCGGACCGGGCGGTCGTCGCGGAGGGGTCGACGAACTACTCGAAGCCGGCCGTCACGGACGTGGTTGTCGCACACCGCGGGCGCCGGGGATCGCGGCTCGTCGCGCGCGGCGAGGCCGCGCACGCCTCGGAGCCGGAGGCCGGGGAGAATGCGATCTACCGCGCCGTCGACGCCATCGACGCGGTCCGCGACCTCGACGCGCCGCGGGCGACGGTCCTCGGAAACGACGTGTCCGGGTCGCTCGCGGTCACGATAGTCGACGGCGGCGACACGTGGAACGTGATCCCCGAGCGCTGCGAGGCGACGGTCGACGAGCGGACGGTCCCCGGCGGCCGCGCCGACCTAGCGGGCGTCGCGGACGCGAGGCCGGGCGTCGAACTCGCCGTCGATCAGGACCTCCCGCCCATGGCCTGCGGGGACGCGGCGTTCGCGGACGCCGCGCTTGACGTCGCCCGCGCGGTCCACGCGGAGCGCGGCCTCGACGCGCCCGAACACGTCACCAAGCCGCACGCGACCGACGCGGGGTGGCTCGCGGGGGCCGGCACGGAGTGTCTGGTCTGTGGCGCCTCCGAGCCGGGCGAGGCGCACACCGACACGGAGAGCGTCGGGCTGGACGTGCTCGACCGCTGCTACCGGATCTACGCGGGGATCGCGGAGCGGGAACTGTAG
- a CDS encoding DUF357 domain-containing protein, whose product MPAALEEKTDRYERMLADALAAAEPRPPADTPLGEAAADVTEMAESYLDDGRHFRDDGDPVNALASYSYGYGWLDAGVRLGLFAVPDDTELFTT is encoded by the coding sequence ATGCCCGCTGCTCTGGAGGAGAAGACGGACCGCTACGAGCGGATGCTCGCTGACGCGCTGGCGGCCGCGGAGCCGCGCCCGCCGGCGGACACGCCGCTGGGCGAGGCCGCGGCGGACGTGACCGAGATGGCGGAGTCGTACCTCGACGACGGCCGGCACTTCCGCGACGACGGCGACCCGGTGAACGCGCTCGCCTCGTACTCGTACGGCTACGGCTGGCTCGACGCCGGCGTCCGACTCGGGCTGTTCGCGGTGCCCGACGACACGGAGCTGTTCACCACGTGA
- a CDS encoding DUF6498-containing protein, which produces MKPRPPAGGRSALALVVATNLLPLAGVVGFGWRVGELLAVYWIEVAVLVIAHAAAAMFAERPIRLEDRSFYITGYDEDAERDEVWETDAEPVHLVSWLPPIYRRNLRVVRRSLGIFAFMMFPLLAVGWEALSYLTPTVGVATLGVCGAQVGEVRREFFAERAYEDQSPYMVVEAAQRVVFFYFVVAILTAVSVTFGIAVIDVVLAPGLLDGVADAVLLVPYLLPIALGKATVEWSRRRAFREDDPDGIATWFTGEDARRDWKKEEESVGDG; this is translated from the coding sequence ATGAAGCCCCGCCCTCCCGCAGGGGGCCGATCGGCCCTCGCCCTCGTGGTCGCGACGAACCTCCTCCCGCTCGCCGGCGTCGTCGGGTTCGGCTGGCGCGTCGGTGAACTGCTCGCGGTGTATTGGATAGAGGTCGCCGTCCTCGTGATCGCCCACGCCGCCGCCGCGATGTTCGCCGAGCGACCGATCCGGCTCGAAGACCGCTCGTTCTACATCACCGGCTACGACGAGGACGCCGAGCGAGACGAGGTGTGGGAGACCGACGCGGAGCCGGTTCACCTCGTCTCGTGGCTCCCGCCGATCTACCGGCGGAACCTCCGCGTCGTCCGCCGGTCGCTCGGGATCTTCGCGTTCATGATGTTCCCGCTCTTGGCGGTCGGCTGGGAGGCGCTCTCGTACCTCACGCCCACGGTCGGAGTGGCGACGCTCGGCGTCTGCGGCGCACAGGTCGGGGAGGTGCGTCGGGAGTTCTTCGCCGAGCGCGCCTACGAGGACCAGTCGCCGTACATGGTGGTCGAGGCCGCCCAGCGCGTCGTCTTCTTCTACTTCGTCGTCGCGATACTGACGGCCGTTTCGGTGACGTTCGGAATCGCCGTGATCGATGTGGTACTGGCTCCCGGACTGCTCGACGGCGTCGCCGACGCGGTCCTCCTCGTTCCGTACCTCCTCCCGATCGCGCTCGGGAAGGCGACCGTCGAATGGAGCCGGCGGCGCGCCTTCCGGGAGGACGACCCGGACGGGATCGCGACGTGGTTCACGGGCGAGGACGCCAGGCGCGACTGGAAGAAGGAGGAAGAGTCCGTCGGAGACGGCTGA
- a CDS encoding RNase P subunit p30 family protein — translation MYEAVHAHPDGEATVARHAATAARHGYDGIVVRTRDALAAAGNGGGSTAADGDGSPVRDPDALREEYGIDVVDAVEIDADDPTSASGAVGNYRSDRTVVCVVGGDDALNRFAVEQSRVDVLVRPMAGGGDFNHVLAKAARDNGVRVEFDFGPALRETGGKRVRALADLRKLREIVDHYDVPYVVSANARSHLQLRAPRELVAVGEAIGFDAEAVREGLRGWGDLVERNRERRSEGFIEPGVRRGRYEEDGC, via the coding sequence ATGTACGAGGCCGTTCACGCCCACCCCGACGGGGAGGCGACCGTCGCACGCCACGCCGCGACCGCCGCCCGGCACGGCTACGACGGGATCGTGGTGCGGACGCGCGACGCGCTGGCGGCGGCCGGCAACGGTGGCGGGTCGACCGCGGCGGACGGCGACGGGAGCCCCGTCCGTGACCCCGATGCCCTCCGGGAGGAGTACGGGATCGACGTCGTGGACGCGGTCGAGATCGACGCCGACGATCCGACGAGCGCCTCCGGCGCGGTCGGGAACTACCGGTCCGACCGAACCGTGGTCTGCGTGGTCGGCGGCGACGACGCGCTGAACCGGTTCGCGGTCGAGCAGTCCCGCGTCGACGTCCTCGTCCGCCCGATGGCGGGCGGCGGCGACTTCAACCACGTCCTCGCGAAGGCGGCGCGCGACAACGGCGTCCGCGTCGAGTTCGACTTCGGCCCGGCGCTGCGCGAGACCGGCGGGAAGCGAGTCCGGGCGCTCGCGGACCTCCGGAAGCTCCGCGAGATCGTCGACCACTACGACGTGCCGTACGTCGTGAGCGCGAACGCGCGTTCGCACCTCCAGCTGCGAGCGCCCCGGGAGCTGGTCGCCGTCGGGGAGGCGATCGGGTTCGACGCCGAGGCCGTCCGCGAGGGGCTCCGGGGGTGGGGCGACCTCGTCGAGCGCAACCGGGAGCGCCGCTCCGAGGGCTTCATAGAGCCGGGGGTCCGACGTGGCAGGTATGAAGAAGACGGTTGCTGA
- a CDS encoding class I SAM-dependent methyltransferase: MKKTVAEHAERFSEKAAAYDDSKSDEYHACASLVIDHAAPEADDVVLDLGAGTGAIALGVAGDAERVLARDISEGMMEEGRRKAADRGLDNVEFAYGEFRDPGLEPDQRVDIVTSNFALHHLADDEKREAIRVMSETGARQIVLGDVAFFEEPDPDAPFYSPEVDDPATVGTLVEAFTEEGFAVTAVERVHDQVAVIVAEQSRELPA, encoded by the coding sequence ATGAAGAAGACGGTTGCTGAACACGCCGAGCGGTTCTCCGAGAAGGCGGCGGCGTACGACGACTCGAAGAGCGACGAGTACCACGCCTGCGCGAGCCTCGTTATCGACCACGCCGCGCCGGAGGCGGACGACGTGGTCCTCGATCTGGGTGCCGGGACCGGCGCCATCGCGCTCGGGGTCGCCGGGGACGCCGAGCGCGTCCTCGCGCGGGACATCAGCGAGGGGATGATGGAAGAGGGCCGCCGGAAGGCCGCCGACCGCGGCCTCGACAACGTCGAGTTCGCGTACGGGGAGTTCCGCGACCCCGGATTAGAGCCGGACCAGCGTGTGGATATCGTCACCTCGAACTTCGCCCTTCACCACCTCGCGGACGACGAGAAGCGCGAGGCGATCCGGGTGATGAGCGAGACGGGGGCGCGGCAGATCGTCCTCGGAGACGTCGCGTTCTTCGAGGAGCCGGACCCGGACGCGCCGTTCTACAGCCCCGAGGTGGACGACCCCGCGACGGTCGGCACGCTGGTCGAGGCGTTCACCGAGGAGGGGTTCGCGGTGACCGCCGTCGAGCGCGTCCACGACCAGGTGGCGGTGATCGTCGCGGAGCAGAGCCGGGAGCTCCCGGCGTGA
- a CDS encoding Rpp14/Pop5 family protein has product MKHLPKHLRPRWRYLAVGIESWAGADIGRRAFQRALWYGAGNLLGDGGSADADLTLLSFSHADGTGEAVVRVRHGHVDDARAAIACVSEVDGEPVGILVRGISGTVRACEERYMGRATASLTQRDVAFEGAERPAVVRGDACDVRAESGCVGATTFDTE; this is encoded by the coding sequence GTGAAACACCTGCCGAAACACCTCCGGCCGCGGTGGCGGTACCTCGCGGTCGGGATCGAGTCGTGGGCGGGCGCCGATATCGGTCGGCGGGCGTTCCAGCGCGCGCTGTGGTACGGCGCCGGCAACCTCCTCGGGGACGGCGGCAGCGCCGACGCCGACCTCACGCTGCTGTCGTTCTCGCACGCGGACGGGACCGGGGAGGCCGTCGTCCGCGTCAGACACGGCCACGTCGACGACGCCCGCGCCGCGATCGCGTGCGTGAGCGAGGTCGACGGCGAGCCGGTCGGAATCCTCGTCAGGGGGATTTCGGGGACGGTGCGTGCCTGTGAGGAAAGATATATGGGTCGCGCGACCGCCAGTTTGACACAGCGAGACGTCGCGTTCGAGGGCGCCGAGCGGCCCGCGGTCGTGCGCGGAGACGCGTGCGACGTGCGGGCCGAGTCGGGTTGCGTCGGCGCGACGACGTTCGACACCGAGTGA
- a CDS encoding SDR family oxidoreductase, giving the protein MPSETDQRGVQKTVLITGCSSGIGRAAAHAFLDEGWTVYATARNPADIEALGEAGCELATLDVTDQDDVDRVVDRILDEEGAVDALINNAGYGQFGPVEDVTTERVHDQFDVNVYGPHRLTRAVLPAMRRERDGTIVNVSSVAGRVSIPGGGVYSGSKFALEAMSDALRNEVADLGIDVVVVEPGPVKTNFSKRAEAEADPEEREGIERTAAYEELYAMFEDAQLIGGDGPGSVEPELVANAIYDAASATQPPARVQPGTVARVGVLARFLPDALLDKAYGLVRSVTS; this is encoded by the coding sequence ATGCCGTCGGAGACAGACCAGAGAGGCGTGCAGAAGACGGTACTCATCACCGGCTGTTCCTCGGGTATCGGCCGCGCCGCGGCGCACGCCTTCTTAGACGAGGGATGGACCGTGTACGCCACCGCGCGGAACCCCGCGGACATCGAAGCGCTCGGCGAGGCGGGCTGTGAGCTCGCCACGCTCGACGTCACCGACCAGGACGACGTCGACCGCGTCGTGGACCGAATCTTAGACGAGGAGGGCGCGGTCGACGCCCTGATCAACAACGCCGGCTACGGGCAGTTCGGGCCGGTCGAGGACGTCACCACCGAGCGGGTCCACGACCAGTTCGACGTGAACGTGTACGGGCCACACCGGCTGACCCGGGCGGTGCTGCCCGCGATGCGCCGCGAGCGCGACGGGACCATCGTCAACGTCTCCTCGGTCGCGGGCCGGGTGTCGATACCCGGCGGCGGCGTGTACAGCGGGTCGAAGTTCGCCCTCGAAGCGATGTCGGACGCGCTGCGGAACGAGGTCGCGGACCTCGGGATCGACGTGGTCGTCGTCGAGCCGGGACCGGTGAAGACGAACTTCTCGAAGCGCGCGGAAGCGGAGGCCGACCCCGAGGAGCGCGAGGGGATCGAGCGGACGGCGGCGTACGAGGAGCTGTACGCGATGTTCGAGGACGCGCAGCTGATCGGCGGCGACGGTCCCGGCTCGGTGGAGCCGGAGCTGGTCGCGAACGCCATCTACGACGCCGCGAGCGCGACGCAGCCCCCCGCGCGGGTCCAGCCCGGGACCGTCGCGCGCGTCGGCGTCCTCGCGCGGTTCCTCCCGGACGCCCTGCTCGACAAGGCGTACGGGCTCGTCAGGAGCGTCACCTCGTAG
- a CDS encoding beta-CASP ribonuclease aCPSF1: MSQVDKQLDTLKSEIEQEIPNDITVTDVKYEGPELVVYTRDPKEFAGDGDLIRRLASKLRKRITVRPDPSALSPPARAEDEVRDVIPEEAGVTDLDFHEDTGEVVIEAEKPGMVIGRRGSTLREITQEVGWTPEVVRTPPIESSTVSNVRGFLKNEREERRDILERVGRQIHREEMSDDEWVRITTLGCCREVGRAAFILSTPETRILIDCGDKPGAEGEVPYLQVPEALGAGAATLDAVVLTHAHLDHSALVPLLFKYGYDGPIYTTEPTRDLMGLLTLDYLDVAAKDGRTPPYESAQVRDAIKHTIPLEYGDVTDVAPDVKLTFHNAGHILGSAVTHFHIGDGLYNVAFSGDIHYEDTRLFNGAVNDFPRVETLVLESTYGGRNDYQTDQEDSEEALVEVINETYEQGGKVVIPAFAVGRSQEIMLVLEEAMRKGEIPEMPVHLDGMIWEATAIHTTYPEYLRDDLRDRIFHEDENPFLADQFNHIDAGEDERQEVADGDECIVISTSGMIEGGPIMSWLRHIGPDPDSNLVFVGYQAQGTLGRRIQNGWDEIPVDGWGGGSRGDTLTLEMGTEVVDGFSGHADRQGLENFVKTMNPRPEKVLCVHGDESSVQDLSSSLYHDYNMRTFAPKNLETFRFK, translated from the coding sequence ATGAGTCAAGTCGACAAGCAACTCGATACGTTGAAATCGGAGATCGAGCAGGAGATTCCGAATGACATCACGGTCACCGATGTCAAATACGAGGGCCCGGAGCTGGTCGTGTACACGCGCGACCCCAAGGAGTTCGCCGGCGACGGCGACCTGATCCGGCGGCTCGCCTCGAAGCTTCGCAAGCGGATCACAGTCCGACCGGACCCGAGCGCGCTCTCGCCGCCGGCGCGCGCCGAAGACGAGGTCCGCGACGTGATCCCGGAGGAGGCCGGGGTGACCGACCTCGACTTCCACGAGGACACCGGCGAGGTCGTCATCGAGGCCGAGAAGCCCGGGATGGTGATCGGCCGCCGCGGCTCGACGCTGCGGGAGATCACTCAGGAGGTCGGCTGGACCCCCGAGGTCGTCCGCACGCCGCCGATAGAGTCCTCCACGGTCTCGAACGTCCGCGGGTTCCTGAAGAACGAGCGCGAGGAGCGCCGCGACATCCTCGAACGCGTCGGCCGACAGATCCACCGCGAGGAGATGTCCGACGACGAGTGGGTCCGGATCACGACGCTCGGCTGCTGCCGCGAGGTCGGCCGCGCGGCCTTCATCCTCTCGACGCCCGAGACCCGGATCCTCATCGACTGCGGCGACAAGCCCGGCGCGGAGGGCGAGGTGCCGTACCTCCAGGTGCCCGAGGCGCTCGGCGCGGGCGCGGCGACGCTCGACGCGGTCGTGTTGACCCACGCCCACCTCGACCACTCGGCGCTGGTCCCGCTCCTCTTCAAGTACGGCTACGACGGTCCCATCTACACGACGGAGCCGACCCGCGACCTGATGGGCCTGCTCACCCTCGACTACCTCGACGTCGCGGCGAAGGACGGGCGGACGCCCCCGTACGAGTCCGCGCAGGTCCGCGACGCGATCAAACACACCATCCCGCTGGAGTACGGCGACGTGACCGACGTGGCACCGGACGTGAAGCTCACGTTCCACAACGCGGGTCACATCCTCGGCAGCGCGGTCACCCACTTCCACATCGGTGACGGCCTCTACAACGTCGCGTTCTCGGGCGACATCCACTACGAGGACACCCGGCTGTTCAACGGCGCCGTCAACGACTTCCCGCGCGTCGAGACGCTCGTGTTGGAGTCCACCTACGGCGGCCGCAACGACTACCAGACCGACCAGGAGGACTCCGAGGAGGCGCTCGTGGAGGTCATCAACGAGACGTACGAGCAGGGCGGGAAGGTCGTCATCCCCGCGTTCGCCGTGGGGCGCTCCCAGGAGATCATGCTCGTCTTGGAGGAGGCGATGCGGAAGGGCGAAATCCCCGAGATGCCCGTCCACCTCGACGGGATGATATGGGAGGCGACCGCGATCCACACCACCTACCCCGAGTACCTCCGCGACGACCTCCGCGACCGCATCTTCCACGAGGACGAGAACCCGTTCCTCGCGGACCAGTTCAACCACATCGACGCCGGAGAGGACGAGCGGCAGGAGGTCGCCGACGGCGACGAGTGCATCGTCATCTCCACCTCGGGGATGATCGAGGGCGGGCCGATCATGTCGTGGCTCCGCCACATCGGTCCCGACCCGGACTCGAACCTCGTCTTCGTCGGGTACCAGGCGCAGGGGACGCTCGGCCGCCGGATCCAGAACGGCTGGGACGAGATCCCGGTCGACGGCTGGGGCGGCGGGAGCCGCGGCGACACGCTCACGCTGGAGATGGGCACCGAAGTCGTCGACGGCTTCTCCGGTCACGCCGACCGGCAGGGGTTAGAGAACTTCGTGAAGACGATGAACCCGCGTCCGGAGAAGGTGCTCTGCGTCCACGGCGATGAGAGCTCCGTTCAGGACCTCTCGTCGTCGCTGTACCACGACTACAACATGCGGACGTTCGCGCCGAAGAACCTGGAGACGTTCCGGTTTAAATAA
- a CDS encoding hydantoinase B/oxoprolinase family protein — translation MSDPDLDPVSLEILRNQLESVAAEMGHVLIRGAYSPNIKERQDCSTALFDAEGRLIAQAEHIPVHLGAMPDAVEVVLEKDPKPGDVFVVNDPFAGGTHLPDVTLVSPVAPDGEVVGYAVSRAHHADVGGSAPGSMPPGAREIYEEGLRLPAVRLVDGGEPNEAVRDLILANVRTPEEREADLRAQRAANARAEERVGELLDEHGETLLDAFDAVVDYSRERVEREIRELPDGTYRARDVLEGDGVTDADVPVEVTVTVDGAAIDVDFAGTADQVDGNLNAPFSVAKSAVYFVVRAVTDPEIPPNHGCYEPVSVSAPEGSLLDPRPPAAVVGGNVETSQRVTDVTLEALAEAVPEAVPAGGQGTMNNLIIGDRGGEFTYYETIAGGFGGRPTKDGMDGVQVGMTNTLNTPVEALETAYPLRVERYALRPGSGGDGRHRGGLGIERAVTVETDATVSLLTERRRTAPRGLDGGEDGALGENLIDGEAVPAKASVDVAAGTTVSIRTPGGGGHGDPAERNPEARERDQRDGKVDD, via the coding sequence GTGAGCGACCCGGACCTCGACCCGGTCTCGCTGGAGATCCTCCGGAACCAGCTCGAGAGCGTGGCCGCCGAGATGGGTCACGTGTTGATCCGCGGCGCGTACTCGCCGAACATCAAGGAGCGGCAGGACTGCTCGACGGCGCTTTTCGACGCCGAGGGGCGGCTGATCGCGCAGGCCGAACACATCCCGGTCCACCTCGGCGCGATGCCCGACGCGGTCGAGGTCGTCCTCGAGAAGGACCCGAAGCCGGGCGACGTGTTCGTCGTCAACGACCCGTTCGCCGGGGGGACGCACCTCCCGGACGTCACGCTGGTCTCGCCGGTCGCGCCCGACGGCGAGGTCGTCGGGTACGCGGTGTCGCGCGCGCACCACGCCGACGTGGGCGGCAGCGCGCCGGGGAGCATGCCGCCCGGCGCGCGCGAGATATACGAGGAGGGCCTGCGGCTCCCGGCGGTCCGGCTCGTCGACGGCGGCGAGCCGAACGAGGCGGTCCGCGACCTCATCCTCGCCAACGTCCGGACGCCCGAGGAGCGCGAGGCGGACCTCCGCGCGCAGCGCGCCGCAAACGCGCGCGCCGAGGAACGGGTCGGAGAGCTGCTCGACGAGCACGGCGAGACGCTCCTCGACGCGTTCGACGCCGTCGTCGACTACTCGCGCGAGCGCGTCGAACGCGAGATCCGGGAGCTCCCGGACGGCACCTACCGCGCGCGAGACGTGCTCGAAGGCGACGGCGTGACGGATGCGGACGTCCCGGTCGAGGTGACCGTCACCGTCGACGGCGCCGCGATCGACGTCGACTTCGCCGGCACGGCCGATCAGGTGGACGGCAACCTGAACGCCCCGTTCTCGGTCGCGAAGAGCGCGGTGTACTTCGTCGTCCGCGCGGTCACCGACCCGGAGATACCCCCGAACCACGGCTGCTACGAGCCGGTCTCCGTCTCCGCGCCGGAGGGGTCGCTGCTCGACCCCCGCCCCCCAGCCGCGGTCGTCGGCGGGAACGTCGAGACGAGCCAGCGCGTCACCGACGTGACGCTGGAAGCGCTCGCGGAGGCGGTGCCGGAGGCCGTTCCCGCCGGCGGTCAGGGGACGATGAACAACCTCATAATCGGTGACCGCGGCGGCGAGTTCACCTACTACGAGACGATCGCCGGCGGGTTCGGCGGTCGGCCGACCAAAGACGGGATGGACGGCGTTCAGGTCGGGATGACGAACACGCTCAACACGCCGGTCGAGGCGTTAGAGACCGCGTACCCGCTCCGCGTCGAGCGCTACGCGCTGCGTCCCGGGAGCGGCGGCGACGGTCGCCACCGCGGCGGACTGGGGATCGAACGGGCCGTCACGGTCGAGACGGACGCGACCGTCTCGCTGCTGACCGAGCGCCGCCGGACCGCGCCGCGCGGGCTCGACGGCGGCGAGGACGGCGCGCTCGGGGAGAACCTGATCGACGGCGAGGCGGTCCCGGCGAAGGCGTCCGTCGACGTCGCGGCCGGCACGACGGTCTCGATTCGGACGCCGGGCGGCGGCGGGCACGGCGACCCCGCCGAGCGAAACCCGGAGGCTCGGGAGCGGGATCAACGGGACGGGAAAGTCGACGACTGA